From one Magnolia sinica isolate HGM2019 chromosome 18, MsV1, whole genome shotgun sequence genomic stretch:
- the LOC131233123 gene encoding 2-methylene-furan-3-one reductase-like isoform X1: MQKAWLYKEYGPKEVLKLEDFPFPTTLLHNQLLVQVRAAALNPIDSKMRQRPIFPTDFPVVPGCDMAGTVVAKGDGVSKFEIGNEVYGNIQDFNAPGPLKQLGTLAEYIVVEESLVASKPANLTFEEAASLPLAVQTAIEGFETAEFKEGQSIFVVGGAGGVGTLVVQLAKHFYGASHIAATTSTPKVDFVKSLGADTVFDYTKIKYEEITEKFDILYDTIGDCKNSFVVAKDEAPIIDITWPLTHPRAIYSSLTVSGDNLEKLRPYLETGKLKAVIDPSGPYHFKDVIEAFRYLETGRARGKVVISPFPSWASPSYVPRENNIATEMVALNATVY; this comes from the exons atgcagaagGCATGGCTTTACAAGGAGTACGGTCCGAAAGAGGTCCTAAAGCTGGAAGACTTTCCCTTCCCAACCACTCTTCTACATAACCAACTGCTCGTGCAAGTCCGAGCTGCCGCTTTGAATCCTATCGATTCCAAGATGCGCCAGCGTCCTATATTCCCCACCGATTTCCCT GTGGTTCCCGGGTGCGACATGGCTGGGACTGTGGTCGCCAAAGGCGACGGCGTGTCTAAATTTGAAATCGGCAACGAGGTTTATGGCAACATTCAGGACTTCAATGCCCCTGGCCCACTTAAGCAGCTAGGAACGCTGGCCGAGTACATTGTGGTTGAGGAAAGCTTGGTAGCTTCAAAGCCTGCTAATCTGACATTTGAGGAAGCAGCCAGCTTGCCGCTGGCTGTTCAGACTGCTATTGAAGGCTTTGAAACAGCTGAGTTCAAGGAGGGCCAGAGCATTTTTGTGGTCGGCGGTGCAGGCGGTGTTGGAACCTTGGTTGTTCAGCTAGCCAAGCATTTCTATGGTGCTTCTCACATCGCTGCGACAACAAGCACTCCGAAGGTGGATTTCGTTAAGAGCTTGGGAGCAGATACCGTCTTCGATTATACCAAGATCAAATATGAAGAGATCACTGAAAAATTTGACATCCTCTATGACACCATTG GGGATTGCAAGAACTCGTTCGTAGTGGCGAAAGATGAGGCTCCGATCATCGACATAACATGGCCACTGACGCATCCAAGGGCAATCTATTCGAGCTTGACTGTTAGCGGGGACAATCTAGAGAAGCTCAGGCCATACTTAGAGACTGGGAAGCTGAAGGCTGTGATCGATCCCAGTggcccatatcattttaaggacgTGATCGAAGCTTTCCGATATTTGGAGACCGGGCGAGCTAGAGGGAAAGTGGTAATCTCTCCCTTCCCTTCTTGGGCCTCACCTAGCTACGTTCCACGTGAGAATAACATTGCAACTGAAATGGTTGCTCTAAATGCAACCGTTTATTGA
- the LOC131233123 gene encoding 2-methylene-furan-3-one reductase-like isoform X2, whose product MAGTVVAKGDGVSKFEIGNEVYGNIQDFNAPGPLKQLGTLAEYIVVEESLVASKPANLTFEEAASLPLAVQTAIEGFETAEFKEGQSIFVVGGAGGVGTLVVQLAKHFYGASHIAATTSTPKVDFVKSLGADTVFDYTKIKYEEITEKFDILYDTIGDCKNSFVVAKDEAPIIDITWPLTHPRAIYSSLTVSGDNLEKLRPYLETGKLKAVIDPSGPYHFKDVIEAFRYLETGRARGKVVISPFPSWASPSYVPRENNIATEMVALNATVY is encoded by the exons ATGGCTGGGACTGTGGTCGCCAAAGGCGACGGCGTGTCTAAATTTGAAATCGGCAACGAGGTTTATGGCAACATTCAGGACTTCAATGCCCCTGGCCCACTTAAGCAGCTAGGAACGCTGGCCGAGTACATTGTGGTTGAGGAAAGCTTGGTAGCTTCAAAGCCTGCTAATCTGACATTTGAGGAAGCAGCCAGCTTGCCGCTGGCTGTTCAGACTGCTATTGAAGGCTTTGAAACAGCTGAGTTCAAGGAGGGCCAGAGCATTTTTGTGGTCGGCGGTGCAGGCGGTGTTGGAACCTTGGTTGTTCAGCTAGCCAAGCATTTCTATGGTGCTTCTCACATCGCTGCGACAACAAGCACTCCGAAGGTGGATTTCGTTAAGAGCTTGGGAGCAGATACCGTCTTCGATTATACCAAGATCAAATATGAAGAGATCACTGAAAAATTTGACATCCTCTATGACACCATTG GGGATTGCAAGAACTCGTTCGTAGTGGCGAAAGATGAGGCTCCGATCATCGACATAACATGGCCACTGACGCATCCAAGGGCAATCTATTCGAGCTTGACTGTTAGCGGGGACAATCTAGAGAAGCTCAGGCCATACTTAGAGACTGGGAAGCTGAAGGCTGTGATCGATCCCAGTggcccatatcattttaaggacgTGATCGAAGCTTTCCGATATTTGGAGACCGGGCGAGCTAGAGGGAAAGTGGTAATCTCTCCCTTCCCTTCTTGGGCCTCACCTAGCTACGTTCCACGTGAGAATAACATTGCAACTGAAATGGTTGCTCTAAATGCAACCGTTTATTGA